In Bogoriella caseilytica, the genomic window GGGAGGAGTAGCTCAGCGAGGCATCCTCGAGCTGACTGACGGCCGAGACGTGCAGACGTCGTGCAGCCGAGAGGGAGCGCCCCGTCCACGCGCCGGAGCCCTGAGCGGCCCACCAGCGCCGTCCGAGCGCCGGAGCGGAGACCACGCCGAGCACCACCTCGTCGTCCTCGATCAAGCCGATCAAGGTGGCCCACACCGGGACGCCGCGCACGAAGTTCTTGGTCCCGTCGATCGGGTCGACCACCCAGCGGCGTGCGGACCGGCCGGTGCTTCCGAACTCCTCACCGGTGACGGCATCACGTGGCCGGGCCCGGGAGAGCTGGCCGCGCACGATCTCCTCGGCGGCGCGGTCGGCGTCGGTGACGGGGGTGAGGTCCGGCTTGGTCTCGACGGTGAGGTCCTGGGCGCCGAAGCGCGACATGGTCTGGGCGTCGACCTGGTCGGCGATCACGTGCGCGAGGCGCAGATCGTCGGTGAACCTGCTCGCGCGCTGTGCCTGGACTGCCATGGGGCTGACCCTATCGGGAGTTGTCAGCGCCCTGGTTGCTCCGGGGTGCGCGATTCCAGCAGCCGGCGAAAGGAGGCGAGCCGTGCGCGGCTGGCCGGATCCGCCTGTTCGGCCCACCGGTCCAGGGCGCAGTCGGGGGCGCCCTCGCCGTGGGTGCAGCCGCGCGGGCAGGCCGTGGCAGCCTCGGCCAGATCCTCGAAGGCCGCGAGCAGATCCTCGGGCTTGACGTGCTGCAGTCCGAAGGAGCGCACGCCGGGTGTGTCGATGATCCAGCCGGCGTTGACCTGGTGGCCGCTGCCGGTCAGTTCGAGCGCCACCGCCGAGGACGACGTGTGCCGCCCGCGGCCGGTGACCGTGTTGACCTCTCCGGTGGCTCGCGAGGCCGCTGGGACCAGGGCGTTGACCAGGGTGGACTTGCCCACCCCGGAATGGCCCACCAGCACTGAGGTGCGGCCGGCCAGTCGCTCATGCAGGGCGGACAGGCCGGCGTCGTGCTGGGGATCATCGGTCATCGAACTGGTGATCACCCAGGGCACATCGAGCGCGGCGTAGCGCTCCAGGAACTCGGCGGGATCGGCCAGATCGGCCTTGGTCAGGCAGAGCAGGGGGTCCATGCCGGCGTCGTAGGCGGCCACCAGGCACCGGTCCACCAGGCGTGGCCGGGGTTCGGGCTGGGCGGCGGCGACCACGATGACGAGCTGGTCGGCGTTGGCCACGATGACGCGTTCGTACCCGCTGGCGGACTCCTCGAGGGAGCGTCGCAGCACGGAGCTGCGTTCATCCCGGCCCACGATCCGCGCCAGGCTTCCGGCGCTGCCTGAGGTGTCCCCGACCACGCGCACGCGGTCACCGACGACGATGGCGCTCTGCCCCCGGTGCCCGCCGTCGCGACCCAGTTCCTTGGCTTTGACCGCCACGATCTCGCGTCGCGACGGCAGCCCGGCGTCGAGGAGCACCCCGTAGCGGCCGCGGTCCACGGTCAGCACCATGGCGGGCTCGGCGTCCTCGTAGCTCGGGCGCACCTTGGTGCGCGGGCGGGAACCTCGTTTGTCCGGGCGGATGCGTACCCGTGGATCGTCGGTGCCGCTGTCGCGCGCCATGCTCAGGCTCGCTGCCCGAGCATGCCCTGCCACATCCCAGGGAAGTCGGGCATGGTCTTGGCGGTGGTGGCGACGTTGACGACCTCCACCCCGGGCACGCGCAGGCCCACGATGGCGGCGAAGGTGGCGATCCGGTGATCGTGATAGGTCTCCACCGCGGCGCCCCGCAGAGTGGCCGGCTCGATCTCGAGGCCGTCAGGGGTCTCCCGCGCCTCTCCTCCCAGCCGGGTGATCTCCGTGACCAGCGCGGCGAGCCGGTCGGTCTCGTGTCCGCGCAGGTGCGCGATCCCGCGCAGCCGGGACGGAGTGGCGGCCAAGGCGCAGAGCGCCGCAACCGTCGGAGCGAGCTCGCCGCCCTCAGTGAGGTCGACGTCGAGACCGCGAATGACACCGTCGGCCGGACCGGTCACCGCGAGCGTGTCTCCCTGTCGCTCCACAGTTGCGCCCATCCGGGTGAGGATCCCGCGCAACAGGTCGCCCGCCTGCGTGGTCCGCTCCGGCCAGCGCGGCACGCGCACGGTTCCTCCCGCTGCCAGTGCTGCCGCCAGGAAGGGTCCGGCGTTGGACAGATCGGGTTCGACCACGATGCGGCCGCCCGAGACCGTGCCGGGGGAGACCCGCCAGCGTGCCTCTGCCTCGTCGACCTCGACGCCGCGCTCCCGCAACACCTGGGCGGTCATCGCGATATGCGGGAGGGAGGGCAAGGCGCCCCCCACATGCCGGATGTCGACACCCCGGCGGTAAGCCGGAGCCGCGAGCATCAACGCCGAGACGAACTGGCTGGAGGCCGAGGCATCGAGTTCCACCGCCCCGCCGTTGAAGGAACCGGAGGCGTGAATCGTCAGCGGCAAGGACTCGCCGTGGGGCCCGGAGGCCTCGATCGTGGCGCCGAG contains:
- the hisN gene encoding histidinol-phosphatase; amino-acid sequence: MAVQAQRASRFTDDLRLAHVIADQVDAQTMSRFGAQDLTVETKPDLTPVTDADRAAEEIVRGQLSRARPRDAVTGEEFGSTGRSARRWVVDPIDGTKNFVRGVPVWATLIGLIEDDEVVLGVVSAPALGRRWWAAQGSGAWTGRSLSAARRLHVSAVSQLEDASLSYSSLGGWAERGSLRSFLSLAERCWRTRAYGDFWSYMLVAEGAVDVACEPELALYDMAALVPIVIEAGGRFTGLDGQDGPFSGDAVATNGLLHASTLAALSDQRD
- the aroA gene encoding 3-phosphoshikimate 1-carboxyvinyltransferase encodes the protein MTQTASPWPAPSAQAPLDATVEVPGSKSLTNRHLLLAALADSPTELIQPLRSRDSALMISALQALGVTVTDTDAGLRLETAPLRGPAEIDAGLAGTVMRFVPALAVLADGEIRIDGDPRARERPMGPVIRALRDLGATIEASGPHGESLPLTIHASGSFNGGAVELDASASSQFVSALMLAAPAYRRGVDIRHVGGALPSLPHIAMTAQVLRERGVEVDEAEARWRVSPGTVSGGRIVVEPDLSNAGPFLAAALAAGGTVRVPRWPERTTQAGDLLRGILTRMGATVERQGDTLAVTGPADGVIRGLDVDLTEGGELAPTVAALCALAATPSRLRGIAHLRGHETDRLAALVTEITRLGGEARETPDGLEIEPATLRGAAVETYHDHRIATFAAIVGLRVPGVEVVNVATTAKTMPDFPGMWQGMLGQRA
- the rsgA gene encoding ribosome small subunit-dependent GTPase A; amino-acid sequence: MARDSGTDDPRVRIRPDKRGSRPRTKVRPSYEDAEPAMVLTVDRGRYGVLLDAGLPSRREIVAVKAKELGRDGGHRGQSAIVVGDRVRVVGDTSGSAGSLARIVGRDERSSVLRRSLEESASGYERVIVANADQLVIVVAAAQPEPRPRLVDRCLVAAYDAGMDPLLCLTKADLADPAEFLERYAALDVPWVITSSMTDDPQHDAGLSALHERLAGRTSVLVGHSGVGKSTLVNALVPAASRATGEVNTVTGRGRHTSSSAVALELTGSGHQVNAGWIIDTPGVRSFGLQHVKPEDLLAAFEDLAEAATACPRGCTHGEGAPDCALDRWAEQADPASRARLASFRRLLESRTPEQPGR